In Bradyrhizobium sp. WBOS07, the genomic window CGCCATCCTCGATCCGCTCCTTCGGCACCATGTTGCAGCGGCCGAGCTTGAGCTGCGCCTTCAACAGGCTTTCCAGCCCGCGCCAGTTGGCCCAGACCAGCGGCGCGGCGATGCGATGCGCAAGCCGCCCCATCGCGCTCATGCCCCAGCCCGGAAACATCTCCTCCTGCGCGCGGATGTAGAGGATGCGCTTGAAGTTCACGAGCCCGCCGATGAAATAGGGGATACGCCAGACCGGCTCGCGCATCACGATGGTGACCTCGCGGGCGCCCGACTTCACCGCGTTGACCGCGATGTCGGTCGCCGATTTCGAGCCGCCGAGCACGACGATGCGGCGGCCCTTCGCCAGCGAGGGATCTCCGTATTTCGAGGAATGCAGGATCTGGCCGCCCTGTGCGAGGAACGCGTCCTCGCCGGGGCAGTGCAGCTCACGCGGCTCGTTGAATTGTCCGGTGCAGACCGCGACGAAGTCGAAATCTTCGCTCGTCGTCGCGCCATCCTTGCTCTTCAGCGCGAGCGTCCAGCCCGGTCTGCCGTCGGCACGCCGCGCCATGCCGGCGACCTCGGTGTCGAGGCGCAGCATGCGATCGAGGCCGAAGCTGCTGGCGTAGTCGGCGAGGTAGGCATGGACCTGCGGCCCTGTCGGCCATTCCGGATAGCCTTCCGGCATGGCGCGGTCGGTGTAGCGATAGAGTTCCTTCGGGCTCTGCGTCTGCACGTCAGGATAGGAGCGCGCCGGCTCCCAGACGCCGCCGAGATCCGAGCTGCGCTCGACGATGGCGACGCGGTGGCCGCGGGCAGAGAACGCCTTGGCGGCGGCAAGGCCGGAGACGCCGGCGCCGATCACGCAGACATGCTTGGGACTGACCATGGATTTGCTCGCATGTGTTTGGGCGCAAGCGGCCACGTTCGGCCGCAAGGCGCGGCCGGCGGACCAGCAAGCGGATGCAGTGGCGGAGGAACCTAGTCGTTGGCCTCGGGCGGCAGGAAATCGACCTCGTGCAGCGCCGAGATGCGCACGACTTCTGCGGGGTCGGTCAGATTGTGCAGCTGGTTGAACAACGCCTCCAGCTTCTGCATCGGCGAGACCCAGAACAGCGCGCGGCAGGGCTTGTCGGACTTGTTGAAATAGCCATGCGGGATGCCGCGCGGCATGCGCACCAGATCGCCGGCATGGGCCTTGACCCATTGTCCGTCGAGCTTGAGGTCGAGCGTGCCCTCCTGCACCAGGATGAACTCGTCCTGGGTCGGATGGATGTGCACCGGCACGAACTGGCCGGGATCGCTGTTGGTTTCGAACGCGAAGGTGGAATCGGTGACGGCCTTGGGGAAATAAACCTGGCCCAGAATGTTCCAGCTCTTGCCGCCGTAGCCTGTGCCGTTGGCGGTAATGCCCTTTTCGAGTGCAGTCATGGTGCGCTCCCATTGGATTCCGGCGGGGATGGAGCATCAGTCAACACGGAGCGGCCTGTCTATCCGCTAAACGAATCCGGATGAACCTATTGTCATGCAGCACGACGAATTTGCGAGCTACGGCCCTTTTCGCCCCTGCGGAACTATTATAGGCTTAAAGGAATTCCGGGCGCGAAGCATGGTCGACGATGTCCGCAGCCGAGCTGGAAACGAGCGCAACAGCCTCTGCAGCCGAACGGCTTGCGGATTTCGCCCGCGTCACCACCGATGACGTCGACGAGGCGGCCGAACAGATCGGACGCATCTTCTGCCCGCACGACCTCAAGCCGGCACGGGCGCGCGCGGCCGGCTTCTCGGCCCGGCACAATTGCGCGGCCTTCGACGGTTTCTCCATCAATTACGTCGCCTATGGCGGATCGGTCTGCATCGATCCCGGTTGCCTCGATCGCTTCTTCCTGGTGCAGATTCCGCTCGCGGGCACGGCCCAGATCCGCGCTGGCATCACCGAGCTCGAGGCCGCGCCGGAGCGGACCGCGTCGCTGCTCTCGCCGACGATCCCGACCCGGATGATGTGGCGCGACTGCGCGCAGGCTATCCTGCTGCTCGACCGCCGCATCGTCGAGCAGCGCGCGGCGGCGCTGTCGGGCAGGGCATCGGGCGCCGTCGAGTTCGATCCGGTGATCGACCTGGAGACGCCGGCCGGACGGGTGCTGCGAACCCGTCTTGCCGAGCTGATGACGCTCGCCGAGCGTCTAGGTCCGTCCGGCAGGCTGTCGGCGATCGCCATGGCCGATTGGCGCGAAATGCTGCTCGATCATCTCCTCAATGGCCAGCCGCATGGCCTCTCGGATGCGATCACGACATTCTCCGGCCGCGCTGAGCGGCTGCCGCGCACGCTCCGCGCGGCGCGGGACCATCTTGCGGACAATGCCGGCGAGCCGCTCGACCTCGCACAGCTCGCCTGCGCCTCCGGCATCGGCATCCGCGCGCTCCAGCTCGGCTTCCGCCGCCATTTCGGCCAGTCGATCTCGCAGATGCTGCTCGACATGCGCCTCGCCGCTCTGCACGCCCGGCTCGCGCAAGGATCGCCCGATGCCTCCGTCACCGACATCGCGTTCGAGCTCGGCTTCACCCATCTCAGCCGCATGGCCGGGGCCTACCGCGAAAAATTCGGCGAGACCCCGTCGGCCACGCTGCGGCGGCGGCTGAGCTGAAGGATCGTCAAGCAGTCGCGGGATTTTCGCGCAGCGTCGTCACCCAGATCACGCGCGCTGCCTGCTGGGTCGGATTGTCGAACATGTGCGGCACGGTGCTCGGAAAGCGGAAGCTGTCGCCGGCCTCCAGCACATGGGCCTGGTTGTCGAGCCACAGCCGCAGGCTGCCGGACAGGATGTAGCCGGCCTTCTCGCCGGTGTGCTGCAGGAAGTCGGTGCCGGAGGAGGCGCCGGGATTGAGCGTGAGCTCGTAGAGCTCGAGCTGGCCCTTGCCTTCGGGCGTGAGGGCTTCCTTGACGACGCCGCTGGCGGTGAGGCGCAGCAGCCGGCGGTTGTTCTTGCGCACGATGTAGCGCGGCACCTCGGCGGGATCGCTGGTCTCGAAGAAATAGGAGATGGGCACGTCGAGCGCGATGCTGAGCAGGCGCAGCGTCCGGATCGACGGCATCGCGCGCGCGCGTTCGAGCTGGCTGATCATGCCGGTGGAGAGACCCGTCTTGTTGGCGACGTCCTGGATCGAGAAACCGGCGCGCTGACGCAGCAGCCGCACGGTTTCGCCGAGCCGCTGGTCGACCGCATCGTCCGCCTCGCTGGTCGGGGCGTCCTTCGGACTGTTGGTGTCGCCGCGACCATCCATGTCGCTCTCCCATGCATCATCATGAGCCTCGGCCGCATCGGTGCGAGGCATCAGTTGGAGTGAAAAGGTCGCGCATACTAGCAATGCGATTGACAGCTGTATTTAGTCGTGATGAAATTTTGGTTCAAGAATTTAGAAGCACTAAAGCCCACTCCTGTCCCCTGCCGGGGTCTCGGGGGCGCGGGAGACGGTGCCGCGTGCGGGAACGGAGACTGGTCATGGCAGACAGCACCGGCAGGTTCGGCGTTGGCGGAGTCCACTTCGGCAGTCCAAGCCGCCGGCAATTGTTCCAGCTCGGTGCGGGCGCCGCGGCGGGTTTGACGCTTCCAGGCCACGCTTTTGCGCAGAGCGAACGTCCCTCCAATCCGCCGGAGAAGCCGCGCGGACAGGTGATCGCGGCGCTGTCGCAGGAGCCGACCGTCTTTCATCCCTTGATGCCCGGCATCGAGGTCGATCAGGGCGTCTGGTGGCAAGTGTTCTCGCTGCTCTGGTACATCGATCCCGCCGGCAATTTCGTTCCCGATCTCGCCCGCGAAATCCCGACCATCGAGAATGGCGGCCTGTCGGCCGACGGCCTGACCTGGAAGATCAAGCTGCGCAGCGACGTGAAGTGGCATGACGGCACGCCGTTCACGGCCGACGACGTCAAGTTCTCGCTCGAGCTGATCAACGATTCCAATTTCCGCGCGCGCAGCCGCGTCGGCCACAGCCTGGTCAAGGACATCAAGGTCGTCGCGGCGGATGAGATTCACTGGCGCATGGAAGCGCCTTATTCGCCCTACATGTCGATCCTGGGGTCGCTGACCTTCATCGTGCCCAAGCACATCCTGGAGAAGGTGTCCGACCCGAACGCCTCGCCGTTCCACAATGCGCCCGTCGGCACCGGGCCTTTCCGCTGGGGCGAACGCGTGCCCGGCGACCACATCCTGCTCAATGCCCACACCGGCTATCACGGCAAAGGGCCTTACGTCGAACGCGTGGTCTTCAAGTACATTCCCGATCTGACCGTGCTCTACACCCAGTTCCGCACGGGACAGGTCGACTACACCGGCCTGCAAGGCATCCTGCCGAACTTCGTGCAGGAGGCGAAGACGCTGAAGGGCCGCAAGATCGTCGTCTCCTCGACGTCCTCGGTGGAGCATATCGCGCCCAACCTGGAGTTCGGTCCCTTCGCCGACCGCGCCGTGCGCGAGGCGCTGTACCTGGCCATCAACAAGCAGGCGATCATCGACGCGCTCTATTACGGCCTGCCGACGCAGACCGAGAGTTTTGTGCCGCAACAGGCCTGGTCGTCCCAGCAGGGATTGCCGCAGCACAAATACGATCCTGCCAAGGCCAATGCGCTGCTCGATGCGGCGGGATGGGTGCGCGGCGCCGGCGGCGTGCGCGAGAAGGGCGGCGTCAAGCTCGAATTCACCAACTCGACCACGTCGGGCAATGCGGCGCGCGAGCAGACCCAGCAGCTCCTGATCCAGGATTGGCGCGCGATCGGCGCCGCGATGCGCGTCAACAACATGCCGGCGGCCGTGATCTGGGGCGAGTTCTGGCAGCAATCCAAGTTCAATTCGGTGATCGTCGGCGTGAACTTCATGCTCGGCAGCGACCCCGACGTGACGCCGCGCTTCGGCTCCGGCGCCATTCCCGCCAAGGGCGGCCGCGGCTACAACACTTATCAATATCAGAGCGCGGAGGCCGATCGGCTGCTGGCCCAAGGCGCCAAGCAATTCGATCTGGCGCAGCGCAAGACCACCTATGGCGAGCTGCAGAAGCTGATCCGCAACGACCTTGCGATCCTGCCGCTGTTCCAGGGCTTCATCGCCGAGGGCGTGAAGGAGGGGCTGCAAGGATTCCGGCCCAACATCAACACCTCGATCAATTGCTGGAACATCCGCGAATGGTACTGGGCCTGACGGATCAGGTGCGCAGGGCAGCCTGAGATGGCCCGTTACGTCGTCAACCGCCTCGCACAGGCGATCATGCTGCTGGTGATCGTCTCGGCGATCGGCTTTGCCATCCTGCATCTGGCGCCCGGTGGCCCGTTGTCGCAATTTGCCGTCTCCGGGCAGATGACGCAGGAAGATCTCGATCGCGTCACCAAGCAGCTCGGGCTCGATCGGCCGCTGCCGGTGCAGTATCTCGACTGGTTCGGTCGCATGCTCAAAGGCGATTGGGGCCGCTCCTATCGCGACGGCGAGGCGGTGCTGTCGGTGATCTCCTCGCATCTCGGCGCCACGCTGGAGCTGATGGCGACGGCGACCATCATCGCGGTGCTGCTCGGCTGCTGGATCGGCATCCTCGGCGCACTGCGCCGCTATTCGCTGTTCGATACGCTCGCCACCGTCGGGGCCATGATCGCGCTGTCGATCCCGACCTTCTGGTTCGGCCTCGTCACCATCTACGTCTTCTCGGTCAAGCTCGGCTGGCTGCCGGCCGGCAACCGGCACACCATTGGCGACGGCTCCTTCCTCGATCTGCTGCATCATTTGATCGCGCCGGCGATGGTGCTGGCGCTGGTGGAGACCGCGATGTGGGGCCGCTTCATGCGCTCCTCCATGCTCGAGGTGATCAACCAGGATTATATCCGCACCGCGCGTGCCAAGGGCATGCCGGAATGGCGCATTCTCACGGTGCACGCGCTTCGCAACGCGCTGCTGCCGATGATCACGGTGGCGGGCCTGCAGTTTCCCACCCTGCTCGGCGGCGCGCTGGTGGCCGAGACCGTTTTCACCTGGCCCGGCATGGGCCGCCTGTTCCTGGATTCCATCGGCTACCGCGACTATCCCGTGGTGATGGGCATCCTGATGTTCTCGGCGACCATGGTGCTGATCGGCTCGCTGCTGGCCGACATCCTCTATGCCGTCGTCGATCCCCGCATCCGGGTGGGCTGAAGCGATGGCGACCGCAGCGCTCTCCACCGTCCAGCTCGCGCCCGGCCAGGCGGCGTGGCGGCGCTTCCGCCGGCACCGGCTCGCGCTCGCCGGCGCCGTCATCATCCTGGTGCTCGTGCTCGGCTCGGCGTTCGGCCCGTATCTGCTGCCGTTCGACGATACCTATATCGACATCATGAAGCGGTTCGCGCCGCCGCTGTCCGGGGCGCATATCCTCGGCACCGACGAGCTCGGCCGCGACGTGCTGGCGCGGCTGATGATGGGCGGCCGCGTCTCGCTTTCGATCGGCATCGTCGCGATGGTGATCGCGATGGCGGTCGGCATTGCCGTCGGCGCTTTCGCCGGCTTCTATGGCGGCGCGGTCGGTGCGGTCCTGATGCGGCTGGTCGATGCCGTCCTGTGCTTTCCGACCATCTTCCTCCTGCTGGCGCTGGCCGCGCTCACCGAGCCCGGCCTCGTCACCACCACCGTGCTGATTGCGGCGACCGCCTGGATGGCCGTCGCCCGCGTGGTCGAGGCCCAGGTGCGGTCGCTGCGCGAGCGCGAGTTTGCGGTCGCCGCGCTCGCCTTTGGCTCGTCGAACCTGCGCATCATGTTCCGCGAGCTCGTGCCCAATGCGATCGCGCCGATCGTGGTGGCCGCGACGTTGAACGTTGCGAAGGCGATCCTGCTGGAATCCTATGTCAGCTATCTCGGCTACGGCATCCAGCCGCCGGCGGCGAGCTGGGGCAACATGCTCAACAATGCGCAGATCTATCTCACCAGCGCGCCGTGGCTCGCGATTGCGCCGGGCGTTGCCATCACGCTGGCGGTGACCAGCTTCAACTTCCTCGGTGACGGGCTGCGCGACGCGCTCGACCCGCGCATGAACATCCCTTGACGAACCAGATCTCGATCGAACCGATTCCAGGAGTACCCCATGTCCCCGCCGCTCAATCGTATCAACAGCGATGAACGCCTGCCGGCGCAGGTGGACGTCGTCGTCATCGGCGGCGGCGTGATCGGCGTCTCCGCGGCCTACCATCTGGCGAAGAAGGGGCATTCGGTCGCGCTGGTCGAAAAGGGCCATGTCGGTGGCGAGCAGTCGAGCCGCAATTGGGGTTGGTGCCGGCAGCAGGGCCGCGCGCGCGAGGAGATTCCGCTGGCGCGCGAGGCGCTGCGGCTCTGGGAGGACATGCAGAACGACGCCGGCGTCGATGCCGGCTTTCGCCGCACCGGCGTACTGTTCCTGACCAAGAGCAAGGACGAGCTCGCGAGCTGGGAGCGCTGGGCCGCGGTCGCGCGCGAGATGCAAGTTCACTCCACCGTCCTGACGCCGGCCGAAATTGCCGAGCGCATGCCTGGGAATACCGACACATGGGTCGGCGGCCTGCATACGCCGAGCGACGGCCGCGCCGAGCCGTCGATGGCCGTGCCGGCGCTCGCGGCCGCCGCGCGAAAACACGGCGTCACCATCCACCAGGGCTGCGCCGCGCGCGGGCTGGAGACGACCGGCGGGCGCGTCAGCGCCGTCGTCACCGAGAAGGGCACCATCCGGACGCAAGCCGTGCTGCTGTCAGGCGGCGCCTGGTCGTCGCTGTTCTGCCGGCGTCACGGCATCGAGCTGCCGATCGGCCTCGTCAACGCCACCGCTTGCCGGACCACGCCGGGACCGGAGATCACCTCCGGCGCGCTCGGCACGGATTTCTATTGCATTCGTCGCCGCCTCGACGGCGGTTTCACGCTGGCGCTGCGCAACCGCGGCACGGTCGAGCTGTCGCCCGACCTGTTCCGCTACGCCCGCACGTTCTGGCCGACCTATTTGCATCGCAAGAACGGGCTGAAGCTCTCGATCGGCACGTCCTTCTTCGAGCAGATCGTGCGCGGCACCAGCTGGAGCTTCGACAAGCCGTCGCCATTCGAGACCGAGCGCGTGCGCGATCCCGCGCCCGACATGTCGCTGGTCAATGCCGCGCTGGCCTCGTTGATCAAGGCAAATCCGGAGTTGAAGGACATCGAGATCGCGGAAGCCTGGGGCGGCACCATCGACTGCACGCCGGACACGATCCCCGTGATCTCGCCGGTCGATGCGCTGCCCGGCTTCTTCCTCGCCACCGGCTTCTCCGGCCACGGCTTTGGCATCGGCCCTGCGGCCGGCAAGCTCGCCGCCGACATCGTCACCGGTGCGACGCCGCTGGTCGATCCCGCCGCCTACAGCCACAAGCGCATGATCGACGGCCGGCGCCTGGCGCCGGTCAGTCCGTTCTGAGGACCGCATGACGGTTCTCTACAAGGCCAACATGGAGCGCGGCGCCGAATGGGCGCGCTTCTTCGCTGAGCGCGCGCCTGACGTGCCGTTCCGGCTCTGGCCCGACATCGGCGATCCCGGCGCGGTGCGTTATCTCGTGGCCTGGGTGCCGCCGGACGATCTCGCGACGGCCTTTCCGAACCTGGAGCTCGTCTTCTCGGTCGGTGCCGGCGTCGACCAGTTCGATGCCACGAAAATTCCGGCTCACATTCCGTTGGTCCGCATGCTGGAGCCCGGCATTGCCGAGACCATGGTCGAATATGTCACCATGGCCGTGCTGGCCCTGCATCGCGACCTCCTGCATTTCATCGGCCAGCAGAAGGAGCAGGTTTGGCGTGAGATTCGGATCACGCCGGCGAGGCGCCGGCGCGTCGGCGTGATGGGGCTCGGCCAGCTCGGCCAGGCCGTGCTCGAACGCCTCAAGGCATTCGGCTTTCCGCTATCGGGCTGGAACCGCTCGCCGCGCGAGATCGAAGGCGTCACCTGCTACGCCGGCGCGGATGTGCTGCCAAATTTCCTTGCGCAGGCCGACATTCTCATCTGCCTGTTGCCTCTGACCGACGAGACCCGCGGCATCCTGAACGCAGACCTGTTCGCGCGCTTGCCGCGCGGTGCGGGGCTCGTCAATGTCGGCCGTGGCCCGCATCTGGTCGAGGCTGATTTTCTCGCGGCGCTCGACAGCGGCGCCTTGTCGGCTGCGGTGCTCGACGTCGCCGATCCCGAGCCGCTGCCCCCAGGCCATCCGTTCTGGAGCCACCCCCGCATTCTGCTGACGCCGCACAATGCCAGCATGACGATGCCCGATACGGCGGTCGATTTCGTGCTCGACGTGATTGCGCGCCACCGCCGCGGCGAAGAGCTGCCGGGGCTGGTTGATCGTAGCCGCGGTTACTGAGGGTGCGATGATGGTGAAAACGTTGGCTCCTCTTACCTCCCCCGCGCTTGTCCGCCGAAGCCTTGGCGAAGGCGGATGCGGGAGAGGTCGGCGCGTAGCGCCGGGAGGGGGGTGTCCCCTCTTGGAGGTTCTCGCCTGCGGAGACACCCTCTCCCCAACCCTCCCCCGCAGGCGGGGGAGGGAGCGCACCTTGTCTGCGGCAGGCTTCGAGGCCCAAGTATGAGCATCGGCGCGAGTGCACCCGAGCAGGTCGTTGCCGAAGCGCCCGTGCTGTCGGTCGCCGGCCTCACCACCTCCTTCATGCTCGAGCGACGATGGATTCCCGTCGTCCGCAACGTCTCGTTCGACGTGGCGCCGCGCGAGACCGTGGCGATCGTCGGCGAGTCCGGCTCGGGCAAGAGCGTCACCGCGCTGTCGATCATGCGGCTGATCCCGCAGGAGATCGGCCGCGTCGAGGGGCGTGTCACGCTGGCCGGCCGCGAGCTGCTGCCGCTGCCGCAAGCGCGCATGAAGGACATCCGCGGCAACGACGTCGCCATGATCTTCCAGGAGCCGATGACGAGCCTCAATCCGGTGCTCACCATCGGCTTCCAGATCGCGGAGGCGCTGATCCAGCATCGCGGCCTGTCGCGCGCGGCGGCGGAAGCCGAGACCGTGCGCCTGCTCGATCGCGTCCGCATTCCTGCCGCGAGGTCGCGATTCCACGAGCATCCGCATCGCTTCTCCGGCGGCATGCGCCAGCGCGTGATGATCGCGATGGCGCTGGCCTGCAAGCCAAAGCTCCTGATCGCGGACGAGCCCACCACCGCGCTCGACGTCACGATCCAGGCCCAGATCCTCGAGCTCCTGAAGCAGCTCCAGCAGGAGGAGGGGATGTCGATCCTCTTCATCACCCACGACATGGGCGTGGTCGCCGAGATCGCAGACCGGACCGTGGTGATGTATGGCGGCCAGGCGGTGGAGACCGATACGACGACGCGCATCTTCGAGACGCCCTCGCACCCCTACACCCGCGCGCTGCTCGCCGCGGTGCCGCGGCTCGGCTCGATGGACGGCCGCGCGCGGCCGATGCGGTTTCCGATCGTCGACAAGGTGACGGGGACCTCGGACGAGCCGGCGGAGACGCCCGACACCGTCTCGACGGCGCAGCGGCCGCTGCTCGAGGTCGCTGGCCTCACCACGCGCTTTCCGATCCGTTCCGGATTGTTCGGTAAGGTCTCCGGCCGCGTCCATGCGGTCGAGAACGTCTCCTTCACCTTGCGGGCCGGCGAGACGCTGGCGCTGGTCGGCGAATCCGGCTGCGGCAAGTCGACCACGGGACGCTCCATCCTCAAGCTGACCGAGCCGGACGGCGGCACCGTGCTGATCGACGGCGAGGACGTCCTCGCCATGAAGGGCCGCGCCTTGCGCGACGTTCGAAAGCACATGCAGATCGTCTTTCAGGATCCGTTCGCGAGCCTCAATCCGCGCATGTCGGTGGGGACGGCGATTGCCGCGCCCTTGCTCGCCAACGGCCTCGCCACCGCATCTCAGGCGCGCGACAAGGCCGCCGACCTCCTCGAGCGCGTGGGTCTTTCCGCCGACATGGCCGCGCGGTTTCCGCACGAATTCTCCGGCGGCCAGCGCCAGCGCATCTGCATCGCGCGCGCGCTCGCGCTCGGGCCCAAGCTGATCGTCGCCGATGAGGCGGTCTCCGCGCTCGACGTCTCGGTCAAGGCGCAGGTCGTCAATCTGATGCTCGACCTGCAGGCCAGCATGGGCCTTGCCTATCTCTTCATTTCCCACGACATCGCGGTGGTCGAGCGCATGAGCCACCGCGTCGCGGTGATGTATCTCGGCGAGATCGTCGAGATCGGCCCGCGCGCCGCATTGTTCGGCAATCCGCAGCATCCCTACACGAAGAAGCTGATGGCCGCCGTGCCGGTGCCCGATCCCTCCCGTCGCGGCACCCGGCGTGACGTCTCGAACGACGAGATCAGAAGCCCCGTGCGCGCGCCGGACTACCAGCCCCCGGTGCGGCACTATCGCGAAGTCTCGCCCGGCCACGTCGTCCAGGCCTGGAACGAGGAATGGTCGGGCTGACTGCGAGCTGCACAAGTCCTCCGGAAATCGTGAGCGGATGGAGCGACAGGGAGCAGCGGTATGTGAACCGCTTCATACTGCATCAGTCTCTTTCTGAACTACCACTCCCGCAAGAAATTGCAGCACCCGGACCTAATTGACGAACGCGGGTGAGATGCAATGCCTGCGCAGCCGCGTGCTCGCAGCTTGGATTGGCTCCTCGTCTTGCTCACGAGCAAGCCAGCTCCATCACTCAGCACAGATTTTTCAGAAATTGGAATCAAGGGCATCGAGAAACGCTTTCTGGCAGCTTCTATTCGGGTCGGCCCGTAGGCTGCTACTTACTCAGAAGGAGCCCCCCAATGAAGATAAGCGGCGCATTTTCAAACGCATTTTCCCTCACAAGGCATCTCGGCAGTCTTCGGATCCCCCGGTCCAGTCTGATCAAGTCGGCCCACATCCTTGAAAGAATTGGACTGGCAGCCGTTGGAGCCTCTTGCGGCCTCTATGTGGGTGCGACCCTGTTGCGTCAGAACGTCGGACTGTTCGAAAGCGGCTGGATCGTGCTGATAACAATGCTCTACGGAGCTCTCAGTTATTATGTCGGCATCGACTTGGCCCGCAATGTCGCGCGGAAACCGACATCGAGCATCTCGGAAGAATGGAACGGTTCCGAGCCGGCCGAGATCATGAGTGCAGCCGGAACGTTCAGCGCAGCGATCGCCGCAACTCTGTCCGTCAGCATCCTTGTCCTTGATCAAAGTCTGCCTGACGGGCTGATAGCCTTTGTAGCCGGCTGTTGGGTGGTTGGTTCTTCGCTTCAGGTTGCGGCGGGCACGATGGCTCGCAACTCCGAAGCGCCCATCAAAGAGCAATGAAGGACCTGGCTCACGGAAAAACCTCCGCTTGACATCGTACGTCGGCACAAGCCGCAGTGTTGGTTCGGCTTCAGGTCTGGAGTGATCAACGACGACTCATCGCAACCTCTGCTGTCCAACGCTGCGCGCCAGCGATGTTTGGTAGCGCAGCCGTTCGCATCGAGCAGTGTCCCGATCGAAACCGTACCGGTACTGAGTAACCTAAATTCTCGCACAACAAACAAGACGTGCCATCATGGCGGCGTTGGGATATTCTCCCCGCGCGGCCGTGGTCCAAAGTTCTGCTAACTGCCAGTCACAAGATCGGTGGAGCCATGCAGATTGCGGAGTGGCTCGAGAAGCTGGGGCTTGGGCAATACGCGGAGCGTTTTGCCCAGAATGGCATCGACGTGGGCATCCTCCCCGAACTGATGGACGAGGATTTCGACAAGCTCGGAGTCCTGCTCGGTCATCGCCGCAAGATGCTGCGTGCCATTGCCGAGCTCGATCCAGCCGCGTTGATCGCGTCGCCGTCCCCTCCTCACGACGCCGAGCGGCGCCACCTCACCGTTATGTTTTGCGATCTGGTCGGATCGACTGCACTCTCATCGCGTCTCGATCCCGAGGATCTATGGGAAGTGATCCGGGCCTACCGCGTCGCATGCGGGCGCGTCATCGCCGCTTATGACGGCAGGATAGCCAGGTTCGTCGGCGACGGAATCCTCGTCTACTTCGGCTATCCGCGCGCACACGAAGATGATGCGGAGCGCGCAGTGCGAGCGGGCCTCGATATCATTGCTGCGATTGATCAGCTCAAGACAGGCGCCGGCGAACGTGTTGAACTTCGGATCGCAATTGCGACCGGGCTCGTGGTGGTCGGCGACCTCATCAGCGGAGACGCGTCAGAGGAACACGCAACCATCGGCGATACGCCGAACCTCGCTGCCCGGCTGCAGAGCCTGGCGGAGCCGGGGGCGGTCGTCGTTGCTTCCTCGACGCGCCGGCTGCTTGGCGACCTTTTCACCTTTCGCAATCTCGGCCGTCGCGAAGTCAAGGGGATAAGCGAGCCCATTGCGGTCTGGGCGGTGGAAGGAGCGAGCCCATCGGAGAGCCGCTTCGAGGCGGTCCGCGCCGCGCGCTCGATCGGCTTTGTCGGCCGCAAGGACGAGATCGAATTCATTCTCTCGCGCCAGCGGGAGGCATGGCAGGGCTTGGGCCAGATCGTATTGATTTCGGGCGAAGCAGGCATCGGCAAGTCGCGCATCGTGGCAACATTGTCCGAAAGCCCCTCGCTGGGGACACACCGTCGGGTGCGGTATCAGTGTTCGCCATATCACACCAACAGCGCACTTCATCCCTTTGTCGCGCAGCTCGATCGCGCCGCCGGAATCTGCTTGCATGACACGCCGGAACAAAAGCTCGACAAGCTCGAGGCCATGCTGGCACTGGGAACCCAGCAGGTCGCCCGAGTAACCCCGCTGATCGCGGCTCTGCTTTCGATTCCCATTGGCGACCGTTACCCGCCCCTCGGCTTGAGCCCGGCGCAGCAGCGGAGACAGACGTTTGCCGCCCTTCTCGATCAGCTGGAGGGATCGGCGCGAGGCCAGCCTCTGCTGCTCATCTGCGAGGATATGCATTGGGCAGATGCCACGACGCTCGAACTGTTCGATCTCGCGGTCGATCGGA contains:
- a CDS encoding NAD(P)/FAD-dependent oxidoreductase, translating into MVSPKHVCVIGAGVSGLAAAKAFSARGHRVAIVERSSDLGGVWEPARSYPDVQTQSPKELYRYTDRAMPEGYPEWPTGPQVHAYLADYASSFGLDRMLRLDTEVAGMARRADGRPGWTLALKSKDGATTSEDFDFVAVCTGQFNEPRELHCPGEDAFLAQGGQILHSSKYGDPSLAKGRRIVVLGGSKSATDIAVNAVKSGAREVTIVMREPVWRIPYFIGGLVNFKRILYIRAQEEMFPGWGMSAMGRLAHRIAAPLVWANWRGLESLLKAQLKLGRCNMVPKERIEDGVNCSVPIATPGFYPMVADGRIKAVFGTFDHYDGDSIVMSGGERVGADVAVLAIGYKLGVPFLPEAYRQKLVDADGQYRLYRLIANPDLPELGFVGFNSSFCTVLCADLAANWLVRYADGQLANQPTAQAMRDNIEMMLHFKRVERPAAGVYGGLCVAPYHYRHFDELMADIGTKNQKRGGLAGRFQPPDADAYAKFLATAPDYRAA
- a CDS encoding cupin domain-containing protein, producing MTALEKGITANGTGYGGKSWNILGQVYFPKAVTDSTFAFETNSDPGQFVPVHIHPTQDEFILVQEGTLDLKLDGQWVKAHAGDLVRMPRGIPHGYFNKSDKPCRALFWVSPMQKLEALFNQLHNLTDPAEVVRISALHEVDFLPPEAND
- a CDS encoding AraC family transcriptional regulator; the protein is MSAAELETSATASAAERLADFARVTTDDVDEAAEQIGRIFCPHDLKPARARAAGFSARHNCAAFDGFSINYVAYGGSVCIDPGCLDRFFLVQIPLAGTAQIRAGITELEAAPERTASLLSPTIPTRMMWRDCAQAILLLDRRIVEQRAAALSGRASGAVEFDPVIDLETPAGRVLRTRLAELMTLAERLGPSGRLSAIAMADWREMLLDHLLNGQPHGLSDAITTFSGRAERLPRTLRAARDHLADNAGEPLDLAQLACASGIGIRALQLGFRRHFGQSISQMLLDMRLAALHARLAQGSPDASVTDIAFELGFTHLSRMAGAYREKFGETPSATLRRRLS
- a CDS encoding cupin domain-containing protein; amino-acid sequence: MDGRGDTNSPKDAPTSEADDAVDQRLGETVRLLRQRAGFSIQDVANKTGLSTGMISQLERARAMPSIRTLRLLSIALDVPISYFFETSDPAEVPRYIVRKNNRRLLRLTASGVVKEALTPEGKGQLELYELTLNPGASSGTDFLQHTGEKAGYILSGSLRLWLDNQAHVLEAGDSFRFPSTVPHMFDNPTQQAARVIWVTTLRENPATA
- a CDS encoding peptide ABC transporter substrate-binding protein → MADSTGRFGVGGVHFGSPSRRQLFQLGAGAAAGLTLPGHAFAQSERPSNPPEKPRGQVIAALSQEPTVFHPLMPGIEVDQGVWWQVFSLLWYIDPAGNFVPDLAREIPTIENGGLSADGLTWKIKLRSDVKWHDGTPFTADDVKFSLELINDSNFRARSRVGHSLVKDIKVVAADEIHWRMEAPYSPYMSILGSLTFIVPKHILEKVSDPNASPFHNAPVGTGPFRWGERVPGDHILLNAHTGYHGKGPYVERVVFKYIPDLTVLYTQFRTGQVDYTGLQGILPNFVQEAKTLKGRKIVVSSTSSVEHIAPNLEFGPFADRAVREALYLAINKQAIIDALYYGLPTQTESFVPQQAWSSQQGLPQHKYDPAKANALLDAAGWVRGAGGVREKGGVKLEFTNSTTSGNAAREQTQQLLIQDWRAIGAAMRVNNMPAAVIWGEFWQQSKFNSVIVGVNFMLGSDPDVTPRFGSGAIPAKGGRGYNTYQYQSAEADRLLAQGAKQFDLAQRKTTYGELQKLIRNDLAILPLFQGFIAEGVKEGLQGFRPNINTSINCWNIREWYWA